In Elephas maximus indicus isolate mEleMax1 chromosome 4, mEleMax1 primary haplotype, whole genome shotgun sequence, a genomic segment contains:
- the SOCS2 gene encoding suppressor of cytokine signaling 2, translated as MTLRCLEPSGNGAEGTRSQWGIAASAEEPSPEAARLATALRELSQTGWYWGSMTVNEAKEKLKEAPEGTFLIRDSSHSDYLLTISVKTSAGPTNLRIEYQDGKFRLDSIICVKSKLKQFDSVVHLIDYYVQMCKDKGTSPEAPRNGTVHLYLTKPLYTSAPSLQHLCRLIINKCTGTIWGLPLPTRLKDYLEEYKFQV; from the exons ATGACCCTGCGGTGCCTCGAGCCCTCCGGGAATGGCGCGGAAGGGACGCGGAGCCAGTGGGGTATCGCGGCCTCGGCGGAGGAGCCGTCTCCGGAGGCAGCGCGTCTGGCGACGGCCCTGCGGGAGCTCAGTCAAACCG GATGGTACTGGGGAAGTATGACTGTTAATGAAGccaaagagaaattaaaagagGCACCAGAAGGAACTTTCTTGATTAGAGATAGTTCGCATTCAGACTACCTACTGACAATATCTGTTAAAACATCAGCTGGACCAACTAATCTGCGAATTGAATACCAAGATGGGAAATTCAGATTGGACTCAATCATATGCGTCAAGTCCAAGCTTAAACAGTTTGACAGTGTGGTTCACCTGATCGACTACTATGTTCAGATGTGCAAGGATAAGGGGACGAGCCCAGAAGCCCCCCGGAATGGCACCGTACACCTTTATCTGACCAAACCACTCTACACGTCAGCACCGTCTCTGCAGCATCTGTGCAGACTCATCATTAACAAATGTACTGGTACCATCTGGGGACTGCCTTTACCAACAAGACTAAAAGATTACTTGGAAGAATATAAATTCCAGGTATAA